GTCTAATATTATGTAcacttatgtatgtaaattCCACTAAAAAGAGTAACTAAATCACGGTGATCACAATCTGATAAACACAACACTTTTGCAAACATAGAAACATAGAAAGAgaataaagtgcaaaaatgcaaatggaatCGAATGAGTATGCACTTAATTCTAATACTGAACTAGTTGTCCAAAAACTCCCACTCGCTGGAGGTGTTTGAGTCACTGGTGGCTGGCGTTTCCTTGTGGATCGCCAGTGGATCGCCAGCCCGCCTAAAATCGGGTAGGAAGCTGGTGTACTCCTCATCATCCCTGTTCTCTTCCAACTTCAGAGTCGGCTTTGGCTGGCTTAAGACGAACTTAAGCGGAGCCATTTTACGCTTGGAGACGCCAAATGACCGTATCCCGTCCACGGGCTCGCCTACATGATAATCATCAGCTGGGTTGGTTGCATTTTCCCGCGAACTCGTTTGGATACTGGCCTCTTCCAGGTGCGTGGGATAGCACCTGATTAGAGGGTCGCTTATTTGAGGGGTCTGAGCCTGGACAGCATGCAGCTCCTCCTGCGACAACGGCGCCAGATGCACCTCGGGCAGATCCAGCTCGGCGGCCAGGGTCTTGGCCTTCTCCGCAACGGTCTTCTGCAAGGTGGTGGGACTTAGCGCATCGGGCAGATGCTGAAGGAAGGCTGCCTTCATGTCCAGTGGAGAGGCCAGACCATTGCTGAGGGAAGCCATGTTAATATCAAATATGAAgtgtaaatatataagttACTTACTTCTCCATTTGGCAGTAGCTCGCCTCCATTAGTGTGGCGGCATTGGTAAGCGGCAACCGCAGCTCATGGGTCTCATGGCCAATCTCAACGATTCCCACACCACTGGCCTCGGGCGGTTTGCCTACGGATGTCTTGCGGGTGGTGTGGACGATGGACTGCTCGAAGTCCATTTCTCCGATGCGGCGGAAGATTTCCAAGCGACGATTTTGTTGAGTCAGTGGCGACTCCACAGCTATTTCGATGGGCACATTAAGGTTCAGTTGTTCCACCGGTGACAACTCGAAACACTCCTCTGCGTTTTGAAGAACCGGCTCCGCCTGAAGCTCTATCGGCGACTCCAGTTGCGATAGGTGCGAGCCTAGAACCGGAACTGGAGGCGGCATCAGGGGATTGAAGATGACCTTGGCCGTCTTGTTTGGTGGTTCCGGTAAAGGAGCTAGACGAAGCAATGTGCGATTGCCCTCCAACACGAAGATCTCTTTGCCACAGACGCAGAAATCAAGGATCTTCCGCAATCCTCGCGCAACGGCTTCTACTTTGAGTCGATCCAAGTTAAGTACGTACAGAGTTGCATCGTCGTGTGTTACCAGTAGTGAGTCGTGGCCATCGTAGAGATATAGTTGCCGAAAGTTGCTGCTGGCCACGTAGCCCACATCGCCATCTGCCAGTCCAGAATGTCTAGTCGAAGATGTAGACGCAGACGTGTGGTGGGTACCGGACGGCTCACTGCGCTGCTTGGGGTTCAGAATAGGTATTTCCCAGGTGGGACTGCGCAGAACGGCATCTCGGAATATCACTGTTTTGGACACATTTCCCGCAGCGTCTGCCACCCAGAAGCGCAGGCCAGGACGTCCGCAGACAAGTTGCGGCTTGTTTGCTTCCTGTTTCTTCAGAAATATGGCCCCGCAGTCGATGAGCTGTTTGCGATCCTTCTTTCCCACCTGGGTGATGTTCCACTGCGAGGTTTGAGCGTCCATCTGGCATACGATGCAACGGTAGAGGGTGGCCACCAGTAGGTAGCTCTGCCGAACGCTAAGCTGTACGATCTCGTATGCTTCGCTCAGGATCTCCACCGATTTGCTGAGGTGCTGCATTCAACGGTCACAATAGGCGATtgcttaatttaaatatttaaatatacaagattACCCCTTACCGCCTGGTAATCGAGCTCCGTGAGCACCACCACTCCCTGGCGATCGCCGGAATAGAGCTTCATCCCGTTCTTGGACCACTCACAGCAGCTGACCACGCACTTGTGCAGATCCCGGATAGTATACCGCTCAATGGGCCGACTCTTGGTGCAAGGAGCCACCAAATCAAGGTCCCGTGGCAGCTCCTTCTGTATCTGGAAGATGCTCACCTGCCCGTTGGCGCACCCAGCCGCAACCATGTACTCGACGGAGTTGACAACCCGCACGCACGTAATCCGAGTGGCCACCTGGAAGGGGAAGGGGCAGAGCGACGTTGAGTTAATGGGGGAATCACACGCACGTTCGGGGAACGAGAATGAGTCATCATGAAGCATACCTCAGCCTTCAGCTTCTGCATCTCGCCCGTGTGGCGATTATACCAGAAGACGATGCCCGCGTCGCTGCCCATGGCTAGGAACTCCTCGGTGGCGTCCACACAGGTCAGGTTGAGATTCGCCGGAAAGAAACCGCGCTGCAGGCGCGCCGGAATCCGCTCGATGACCTCCGTGAGCGGTGCCCATTCCCGGATGGAGCATAACTCCTTGCTGCTGGCCATGTTCTTGCTGGGGCAAATTGCGCCTCAGGACGGGGATTTCCGGATTTCGCAGTTCTCTCCTTTTATCggtgttttctttttgctccTGACTCAACACAACAATCAACAAAACCGAGCTGCTGGCATCTGGCAACGCCCGCTATATGCATAAAAGTGGGCAGCTCTGTTGGGGGGGTCATTTAAAAATGCGAGCTTCCACAATAACTTTGACGCTTATTTGTAAATTAACTGAAAAAATTGCACACTGAAAAATAACATATAACGAatttctatttgatttaaGATGTCTAACGTAAAGTATACAGATAGTtgatttaaaaacaataaatggcCTACGACTGGAACTATAAAATCCAAGCTAACatgtttttggtttggtgATTACTTTATCCAGGTCGACAAAATTTGAATAACGAATTTGGAAGCAGCTTGGCTCAACGTGGACTTTTGAATCCACCGCCAAGCGTTCTGAATATAATTTGAGCACCTGCCAGCCCTGGAAATCAGCTGTTGCTGGCGGGATCAATTTAGGGAGTGtattgttaattgttttggttttacTTGCATTAAGATTACCTGGCGAGGATGCGGAAATACCAGCaactggtgctgctgctcatCTCCTGCCTCAGCGTCAGCATCCTGCTGATGTACAAGACCGAGAACAATCGCCTAAAGTACGTGCTCAAGTACGTCAACTTCTTCGGACGCAACGATGCCGCTGTCCTCCGCCGCCTGGAGAACGGAACCAAGGAGGACGGGGCGCAGGTGCTGTGGCGCCCTCTGCCCGTGTGGCAGGTGATCGGAGACTCCTTTCATGCCTACTCCGCCTTCTGGATGCGCAACGAACTGGTGGCCGGCGGCGAAGCCCACGTTCTGGTGGTCGGAAAAAAGGGAGCAGTAGTCGACTTCCGGTGCAGCTTGGACCTTCTGGGCGGACGCAGTGTGCAGGGAAAGTTTCGTTTTCAGAGGGACTCCATTGAGAGCCTGGTGGATGACAAGTCTTCCAACTTCACCAGCTATCACTTCTTCTGCCAGGTGAGCCGAGATTTCGGTCAGCCCGGCAGTGTCTCCTTCACGGACATAACAACCACCAGGAGTCCAGTGAGGCTGCGTCTGCGAAACCTGAGACCAGCGAGCAAGAAGGACGACGACAAGGTGGTAGCTGTAGCGCACCGACTACCAGCCACCGTTTGCGTTGATCTCGTTGGCTTCAACATGACCTCCAAGTTCGCACGTAATGAAAATGCTTTGCTGCAGTTCTTCCTGTTCCACCAGGCATTGGGAATAGAGAATTTCCTGGTCTACAACCACGACGAACTGCCAGAGGAAGTGCATCACCTGTTGGAGCGCACCAACATTCATCTGTATGGCCTGCCTTTTAACTTTCCCTTCCAGCAGTCCAATGGCACACGTTCGCGAATCCATCAACTATTACTCACGGACTGCTTGCTGCGGAATGTGAACCACGCCGGCTTCACCCTTCTACTCCGCCCCAACGAGCTGTTCTTCCCCAACTCAAAGTTCTCTGGGGACCAGGTGAAGGGATcgctccagcagcagctgcgacACTTCTCCTCCGAGATCACGCGCTTCGAACTGGCAACCATGTCCGTGTGCTTCGATGACCGGAAGAAACTGTTGCCCGACAACGTTCAGTACGACCCGGAGCGAAGATCTGAGTTCAAAACATTGCTGAATCGCCTGGAGCTGCCGCCGGCGCAGCTCTTGGCCAGTACATCCGATGTGGAACTATCGTTATCAACCGGATTCGTGCACCGCTACGTGGACTGCGACCATGTGGGCAGCGATGGCCTGCACGACTGGCGCAACGCAGTTCGCGAGGACTTTATGGAACACATCAATGTGCTCCGCAACGAGGTGGAGCTACTCATCCAGGAGCGTACGTTAAGGTTGAGATTTAAATACATGTAGTTTTGAGAGATTGCTTGACTGCCATAAAGAGAATACAAGTAAGCACACAACTTtggtatattgtatatatcgTAGATAATTATAGGCATCGGATCGGCCCGAATAGGTTTCCCGACTTCACCAAATCCAGTTTTATTTCATAGGTTTTTGCCCCCCATCGCTGAGAGCACATATACGCGTACTTGACTTATAGTTAGTTACTTGAGGCGCTGCATGAGTGCCGCGTTCTTGAGGCCAGCCTTCTCGATGGTGGAATTGTCGTCGCTCAGCTCGCGAGTGGGGAACGAGGACACCAGGATGAAATTACTAGTTGAGTACTGAGGGCGTGCACTGCAAAGCGAATTGCGCTTAAGTTAATCAATTTGCTGGATCTCCGAAATCAGTGACTTACGTTTGTATGAAACGACGAATGTCGGAGACGGTGTGCGAAAGATTAAACTGCGCAGCTAGACGCGAACCGTCCGCTAGGCGAATCTGCAGCGTAGTGGACGGTGCTTCGGAATTTAAGTTAATGGCATCACGGGCACTAGCCTCCTGGTTTGCAGCCTCACCGGGCGACAATGCCACTGGAACTGTTGGCGCTTCCGTGACCAAATTGGCCACGGGACTGCCCAGCTTCTGGCCCGATCCCTTAAAAGTCTGCGGAACTGGCTGACGTTTGAAGTCCTCGTGGCGGTGGTCCTCCACATCCACATTGACCATGCGCCCCATTTCCAGCAGCTCTTGCGGAATTTCCCTGGAAGAGTGTACGTTCGATTATTGTAGCTTCACAGAACTTATTTAGGGAATGCACATACGCTTATGCTAGCATAATATCGATGGGAATGAGTGCCACTTACCCGCGCATGACAGTCTCTAGGAATTCCTTATTCTGCGGATCGTCATAGTGACGAAGCTCACCGCCATCGATGGAGAAGCCCTGGCTCCAGAGCTTTAGCACCACCACCGGCTTGTTTTCGATGGTCGCAGCCGGTTTTTTGGTGCCCACAGCCGTGTGGTCATTATCGGTCATGCCCAGCCGCATGCCTTGGCCCCAGACGGCACCGCCAGATCCTCCGCTGGCACTGCCGCTGCTGGTTGATGGCCCCACCTCTGCGATGTTTTGCTCCTGCGCAGAACGCATCATGTCGGTGAGCTGCTCCCGGAAGTTCTTGCGCTTGGGCGGGCCCAGCACTTGCTGACCGGAGCGATCTGAGCCGCCGGCATAGAAGGCCTGCTGGTCATCGTCACTAGACGACTCCTTCGACATGTCGCTAAGCGTTGCGAATCTGGAGAGGAAATATATTACTATTTATCGCGAACCTTGCAACTCTTATCGCTTACTTTGGCTTGGCCTTGGTCGCTGCCGGGGCGATGTCCACCGAAGCTGACGAGGTAGCGACGGCTGAGTCCGCACTCTTGGTGGCCCCAGCAGCGGATGCCGATGCACTTGCTCCGCTGCTCGATGTCGGCTTTGGTTTGGGGTTGTCCGCGTGGCCCACCGTCGGCACCGGAACCGGCAGGTCCGCCTGGGTGCTCCAGTAGTTGCCCAGCGCGTGCTGAAGCCGTATAGTTCGCACAATTATTGAATGCTTTAGAACTTTGTGCTTTTGCTGCATCATTGTTGTCGCCGGTTGGGCGAAAGCTCACCTCGATGTCCCAGTCGCAGCTGGACAGGTAGAACCTGGCCACGTTCTCGTCGGTTCCGGTGATCTCAATGAACTGTGCAATCAAATCGCCGCGCGCGGCCATTTTACctgtgtttttaatttattttcagcAGCAAATGATTGACAAAAAACGCACACCAGTGTGACCAACAAGAGAAGTTGCCTGTGCCGGCCAGTGTGTACACACCTCGGGAGATCGTAAAGCCGCCAGTAGTGTTGAAAAGCGACCGTTTTCCGTCAGCGCTGGTCACACCGCTCCACccgaatttcaaatttaaaaatcaattgtTCATTTTTGACTGTTTATTTGTCGTACATTACATTACAGCATTCACATTTGTATTAAATAGCAACTAAATAACAATAACTATATGTATATCGAAGTATCCAAAGCTTCACATCACCCACCGATATGcgtataaaaagaaaaaagttcTCGGCCCATTAATCAGTTGAGCTTTTCTGAAAGTACAAAATTGCAGGCGTTTGTCGacgatttcaaatatatataatttcatattGCAGTGTAAAATACAACACCAGATGGCCCAGTAGTTTCTATTATGTGAGTTGTCTGAATGTGCAATGAAGTTAGTTATGCCTACGCCTAAACATTTATTGCAAACAATTACAATATTAAGTGGTTGGTTGATTGGGAATCCTCTGGCGCAGGCTCACCCAGCTCCGGCTCGCATCATATGTAGTTTCTACTTCGACAACAGCTTGCCCTGCAATTGTGTACAAGCGGCGGGTAATGTGTATTTGAGGAATGATGGTAGTGTCATGTATTGAGTGTATTGCGTGTGTTTCCCAGTGACGTGGATGCATGGAAGAAATTCTCGTTTTAATGCGCACCACGGAGCGACTGCAGCTGGCTTGCTATACCTTCCTTACCTGTAGGTAGTAGTTGGTCAGCACCGTCAATCCGACTCCCAGTCCGATGGCCAGCACGTGGCTCAGATGCAGGTTGGGCAGCGGACGGCGCTTGCGCAGCAGGAACGAGAGCAGCGATCCCTTGCGGTCCGAGTAGGGTGGGTACCGAGCTCTGCAGGGGAGTAGAGCCATCAATCACACGAATTCATTGAGTAACTCGATTACTTACGATGACAACTTCTCGCCCAACGGGGATAAGTCCTTGCCCAGGCAAGATTTCTTGTGCGTGAAGGTCTCGAAGCCGTACTTTCCATGATATCTGCCCATGCCGCTCATGCCGACGCCTCCGAAGGGCAGCACATCAACTGCGAAACGGGGGAATAATAAGTGCGACTAGCCAACCACCAGGAATATATTGTTATTTGCAAATGGTTAGTAGTTAAGAAAAAACAACTTGCGGGTTTTGCAAATAACAAGCATTCTCATTCGATTTGATAGAATACCACATAAAAGTCGAAATAAGTAACTTATGTTTAGCCACACccattattattttctatCACCAGCAATATTATAACCATCTTATTGTTAATTTACTTTTGGCCATACTCAATCAAGCGCTTAAGTGCTAAACAAAATCTCTAAAAGCCAATAATATACGTGTATTTATGTACATGTGAATTTCAACACTCcgtcaaattaaaatttaaaacaatgtGCATAGTATGTGATCGCTCGAAAGCTTTGCTTTTACGTATGGATATTCAGCTGTGTTTATCCGGATTCTCGATGCGGTCAAGTGCCTAGAATGCCCggaatttgcatttcaaattcGGATTGCTGGAGTGCGCTAAGATTCGTGTACAAAGGGTGTAACTTTGAATTCGGGTGCACTACACAAGACTCATTGCGATGTGTGACTAAATCtaggtatatatgtacattatCATAGCAAAATACCTCCACAGTGCATTATGGTTTCGTTGCTGGAGAATCCGCCGCTGGTGGTGCTCCGCCTGAACTCCTTAACTAGCTTATTCGAGTTGGAGAACACGTAAATTACAAGCGGCTTTTCTCTATTTACGGAGAACGGATATTCTGATTAAGTACGTAGCTCTAGCTGAAGCTCAACTTCCTCGGACATCGTTGAGGGCTTCGAAAGAACAAAGGTAACATGGGAAAGACAAACATGCGAGCATTTGCAGATCTGTGCCACACAATATCGAACTTTTGAGATACAGCTTTAACCAATAGATATGCAAACAGATCTGCAAACATCTATGACATATATACAGATGAATGGGTAATGTGTGTAGTGTATGAGGTTTAGGTACTTAAAATCCACGCGACCTGCGATCTTAGTTCATCTACTAGACGGAGCTGTACAAGAATAATTATAATCACCGTCACCAAACAAGACTCTATAAATTACAGGTATGCACTTAGCACTTAGCAAGCTATCAGAAACAGGTTCAACCGGGGGGATTGGAGATCGGGAGATCGGGAGATCGGGAGAAGCCAAAACCGTAGACGAGTAGAGAAGCAAGCAACGGACTACACGCCGAGTGGCCGCACTTATTATCATAATCCACAGCCATTAGCATCTCGATTGGAGCGACTTTAGGGTTGACCGAGGTGGGATTCTTACCGGCATAGTGCATTATCGTGTCGTTCACGCACAGTCCGCCCGACTGGGTGCCGTTTATGAACAGATTCTGAACCTCTGCTGTCGGCGTGAAAATGTACAGGACAAGTGGACTCTCTCTAAGAGAAAAACATTGCGAATCGGacattgtttgttgttgtagcTTGGTTTCGTGTATAAATGGTGAGTAAATGGTAAGGGGGGCAACGACAAGGGACATCTTGGTCTTTGATTGGGCCACAGACTGGCATACCTGGCATTGATGAACTTGATGGCATCGTAGGCACTCTCCACATTGAAGATGGGCAAGATGGGGCCGAAGATCTCCTCCTCCATGATGGGATCGGTCTCCTTCACGTCCACCAAGATGGTGGGTTCGATGAAACGCTCGCTGGCATCGTAGTTACCTCCGACGGCCACGCGGCCGGACTTCATTAGGCCAAGAAGGCGCCTAGGATAGAACACATTTAAGCAATCATATCACTTTTGAATGACTCGTTTAACCCACTGGAAGTTGTTGGCGTTGATCACACGGCTTAGATCCGGACTGCTCTGGATATTCTCGCCGTACCATTCCTTCAGCACGTCCTTGGCCTCCACGATGAACTTCTCCTGCACCTCCTTGGAGCAGAGGATGTAGTCCGGAGCGATGCAGGTCTGTCCGCAGTTAATCAGCTTGCCCCACAGGATGCGCTTGACCGCAGTGCGCATGTCCACAGATTTGTCAATGTAGCAGGGGCTGAAAGTAACACATCCGACCGGTTAGTTAGCTCCAAATTAAGGGGGATCAAAGCGTGCTCACCTTTTGCCACCCAGCTCCAAGGTGGTGGGGGTCAAGTACTTGTTGGCCGCGGCGTGGATAATCTTGCCTACGCGCGTGGAGCCCGTGTAGAAGATGTAGTCGAAACGCTGGTTGAGCAGCTCCGCCGTTTCGCTGGGTCCACCGCAGACAACTGGATAGCAATCCTGGAGGAGGGAAAATCATTCAGTGGCCGAGGGAAACTTGAACTTTGCAAACGATATACATCTTGTGAACATTGTGATCTGTTCAAAACAATTTGTAAACCCCCTCCTGACCCAAAATATTTCCAGTCCGTGCGTTTCGGTCACAGCTGAGCATTCAACAAATTCTTAactaaatgcaaattttatagAATTCCGTGGAAACAGGTTAATGTGAGACCCCTACTTTATGTCAAAACGATGCGGTGCTTGAAGATCAGCAGCTGATTTCATCAGATGATTCAGACCACAGAGCACAGAGCACAGAGCAGAGGCAAGACTCACATTATCCAAATATTTTGGAATGACATCGGCAATGAACTTGGCGCAGTTGGCGGCAATCTCGCTGGGCTTGATCACCACACAGTTTCCGGCGGCGATGGCGGAAGCCACTGGCacgagcagcagctgcagcgggTAGTTCCAGGCGCCGATCACCAGAACCACTCCGAAGGGGTCATTGTAGATCTGGACGTCGTCCATCATGTTCACAAACGACTTGGGCGGCTAGCAGGGCAGAAAGCCAGAAAGCGAAGCATTAAAGAGATTGAGCACAACAATGtataggggggggggggggggtaatGGCTCACCTTCTCCGACTGCACCCACTCGTCGAGCTGGAATAGGATGTGCCTGATGTCGTTCTTCATGAATTCCGTTTCCACGATGAGGCTCTCCTGCTTGGGACGTCGCAGATCCGCCTCCAAGGCGCTGATGATCTCGTTCTCGTGCTCCTCATAGCAACGCAGCAAATTCTCCAGCTGCTTGCGTCTGAAAAAGAGCGGAAAACGAAATCCAAAAATGAGCAATAATTAATGGACAAAtgctgatgatggtgatgatgatgatgatgatgatgatgatgatgggacAAGTTCCGCGGTAGGAGCGCGAAACAAAgaccaaaacaaaatcaatacTAATCACAATGCACGAGAGGCGCTTGGGGAAGGTCAATGCTAGCTATACGGCCGGTTATGAGATTCCACGATTGCTCCACGATTCTGATGCTCCAACTGGCATGACTCAACTACAGCACCAGCTTGAAGCTCCTGTGGATTAGAACCATGCAAACCGGCTTGACAGCCCGCTGCGATGCTCCAATTTGACCCAATCCAATGATTATGCCTCactggaggaggagcagtGGGCGGAGGCGCGAGCGAGTCAAGGTGatccgcagcagcaggtgAACAGCCCCTCGGGGTGCActtgcaatttaattgaattattttatttgctcatGACAAACATAAAGCCATAAGCGGACAACCGATCGCCGATCGTcgtgaatataaataaagcaaTTAGCCGCTCGGCGACCAATATAGTGTCTCGTTTTCCAACTACAGGGCAGCTTGGCTATGACCTAAGTCCTCCAAAGTTACAACAATCCATAACCGACCATGCAGATGAACCTTTCGAATCCCCCTGCCTACGCTAATTTAGCGCACTTTTATGTTTGTTGCATACAATTGACCCCAGGGATCTTTGAATGTAAAAGTGCTTTCATTAAGCGCAATGCCTAATTTATTGAGCAGAGTCATTGGACTTTTAATATcaagtaagtaagtaagtatGTACTTCACATTCACGTTCTAAAACTATTACGATGCTTAAACGTTTAAAGTAATGGCTTATGGAAATTGTGTGTATTGAATTGCCGTTTCTAATGGATCGTCTCTTTCAATAAGTATCTATAAGCTTgaaattattgctttaattgAGTCAATACATCGATCGAACTTGGTCAATCAAAGTCCAACagttgtacatatgtacatcatACCATACAAACCAACTTTTCAAGTCGTAAGATTTTCTGTGGTTCTTGTTCGGCAAATCTATTTGAATAGCTAGCTGATTATATTAGTGGAGTAGAAGTAGCCGGAGGCGCAGACGGCGATAGAACGTGTTCGTTTGTCCGGATCTATTTGAAAGATCATGGAACCAAACGGCCAGCGGCCAGCAGCCTTGGGCTGAGATTCCTCCGCACTTCCGTTTCACACTTCGCACTCAAAATACCGAGATATCGGCGGGTATGGGTATATCGCCTGTTTTCGTCGGTCTCTGCTCCGTCTCTATTTCCCTCGGCCTCTTTGTCCATTAGCATATCCATAAACGTATATGAGGTATGAGTTCGCGATCATGCCCATTGGCGGATGAGTGCTGCTTCGGTCGGTCGGGACGTGGAAATGGCAATTATTCCGGTTACATGCCACAATTCCGTCCGCCGCCGTCTAATTGCATTCAAAGTACAACCACTTGACGGAGTCAAAGTTCCGCCGCGGGCTCATTAATGCATATCGGAACGGAATACAACTAGACTTTAGCATCTCTGCTCCACTATCTTTGGTTCTTATCACGCATGTACTACGGCGGCGTGAAAAGCTCGAGGGCGTGTGGCTCAAAGGTCAAAGCTTGCATTGCGTGTGAAAGTCGGTGGGATCGGATTGAGATCTCCGCCTTTCGTTGGCCCCAATGCAACAATAGCCATGAAAAGTTATTATGCCCCCCGAGCCGAGatcgtatgtatgtacgtacataGTTAGTTCGCTGACTGCCCTGCCGCAATGGCTTTGTAATGG
The sequence above is drawn from the Drosophila melanogaster chromosome 2R genome and encodes:
- the Aldh-III gene encoding aldehyde dehydrogenase type III, isoform P, whose protein sequence is MFDNAIKPHPEANGAPINAAGDRPITTVINIEPEPETESPIGIFTSQPESQQQQPEQLQSESESDRMANFDDTLQRARLAFSSGKTRNVSFRRKQLENLLRCYEEHENEIISALEADLRRPKQESLIVETEFMKNDIRHILFQLDEWVQSEKPPKSFVNMMDDVQIYNDPFGVVLVIGAWNYPLQLLLVPVASAIAAGNCVVIKPSEIAANCAKFIADVIPKYLDNDCYPVVCGGPSETAELLNQRFDYIFYTGSTRVGKIIHAAANKYLTPTTLELGGKSPCYIDKSVDMRTAVKRILWGKLINCGQTCIAPDYILCSKEVQEKFIVEAKDVLKEWYGENIQSSPDLSRVINANNFQRLLGLMKSGRVAVGGNYDASERFIEPTILVDVKETDPIMEEEIFGPILPIFNVESAYDAIKFINARESPLVLYIFTPTAEVQNLFINGTQSGGLCVNDTIMHYAVDVLPFGGVGMSGMGRYHGKYGFETFTHKKSCLGKDLSPLGEKLSSARYPPYSDRKGSLLSFLLRKRRPLPNLHLSHVLAIGLGVGLTVLTNYYLQKSSTD
- the Aldh-III gene encoding aldehyde dehydrogenase type III, isoform Q, whose amino-acid sequence is MFDNAIKPHPEANGAPINAAGDRPITTVINIEPEPETESPIGIFTSQPESQQQQPEQLQSESESDRMANFDDTLQRARLAFSSGKTRNVSFRRKQLENLLRCYEEHENEIISALEADLRRPKQESLIVETEFMKNDIRHILFQLDEWVQSEKPPKSFVNMMDDVQIYNDPFGVVLVIGAWNYPLQLLLVPVASAIAAGNCVVIKPSEIAANCAKFIADVIPKYLDNDCYPVVCGGPSETAELLNQRFDYIFYTGSTRVGKIIHAAANKYLTPTTLELGGKSPCYIDKSVDMRTAVKRILWGKLINCGQTCIAPDYILCSKEVQEKFIVEAKDVLKEWYGENIQSSPDLSRVINANNFQRLLGLMKSGRVAVGGNYDASERFIEPTILVDVKETDPIMEEEIFGPILPIFNVESAYDAIKFINAREKPLVIYVFSNSNKLVKEFRRSTTSGGFSSNETIMHCGVDVLPFGGVGMSGMGRYHGKYGFETFTHKKSCLGKDLSPLGEKLSSARYPPYSDRKGSLLSFLLRKRRPLPNLHLSHVLAIGLGVGLTVLTNYYLQGKLLSK
- the Aldh-III gene encoding aldehyde dehydrogenase type III, isoform E — protein: MANFDDTLQRARLAFSSGKTRNVSFRRKQLENLLRCYEEHENEIISALEADLRRPKQESLIVETEFMKNDIRHILFQLDEWVQSEKPPKSFVNMMDDVQIYNDPFGVVLVIGAWNYPLQLLLVPVASAIAAGNCVVIKPSEIAANCAKFIADVIPKYLDNDCYPVVCGGPSETAELLNQRFDYIFYTGSTRVGKIIHAAANKYLTPTTLELGGKSPCYIDKSVDMRTAVKRILWGKLINCGQTCIAPDYILCSKEVQEKFIVEAKDVLKEWYGENIQSSPDLSRVINANNFQRLLGLMKSGRVAVGGNYDASERFIEPTILVDVKETDPIMEEEIFGPILPIFNVESAYDAIKFINAREKPLVIYVFSNSNKLVKEFRRSTTSGGFSSNETIMHCGVDVLPFGGVGMSGMGRYHGKYGFETFTHKKSCLGKDLSPLGEKLSSARYPPYSDRKGSLLSFLLRKRRPLPNLHLSHVLAIGLGVGLTVLTNYYLQKSSTD
- the Aldh-III gene encoding aldehyde dehydrogenase type III, isoform O, translating into MFDNAIKPHPEANGAPINAGDRPITTVINIEPEPETESPIGIFTSQPESQQQQPEQLQSESESDRMANFDDTLQRARLAFSSGKTRNVSFRRKQLENLLRCYEEHENEIISALEADLRRPKQESLIVETEFMKNDIRHILFQLDEWVQSEKPPKSFVNMMDDVQIYNDPFGVVLVIGAWNYPLQLLLVPVASAIAAGNCVVIKPSEIAANCAKFIADVIPKYLDNDCYPVVCGGPSETAELLNQRFDYIFYTGSTRVGKIIHAAANKYLTPTTLELGGKSPCYIDKSVDMRTAVKRILWGKLINCGQTCIAPDYILCSKEVQEKFIVEAKDVLKEWYGENIQSSPDLSRVINANNFQRLLGLMKSGRVAVGGNYDASERFIEPTILVDVKETDPIMEEEIFGPILPIFNVESAYDAIKFINAREKPLVIYVFSNSNKLVKEFRRSTTSGGFSSNETIMHCGVDVLPFGGVGMSGMGRYHGKYGFETFTHKKSCLGKDLSPLGEKLSSARYPPYSDRKGSLLSFLLRKRRPLPNLHLSHVLAIGLGVGLTVLTNYYLQGKLLSK
- the Aldh-III gene encoding aldehyde dehydrogenase type III, isoform R; its protein translation is MANFDDTLQRARLAFSSGKTRNVSFRRKQLENLLRCYEEHENEIISALEADLRRPKQESLIVETEFMKNDIRHILFQLDEWVQSEKPPKSFVNMMDDVQIYNDPFGVVLVIGAWNYPLQLLLVPVASAIAAGNCVVIKPSEIAANCAKFIADVIPKYLDNDCYPVVCGGPSETAELLNQRFDYIFYTGSTRVGKIIHAAANKYLTPTTLELGGKSPCYIDKSVDMRTAVKRILWGKLINCGQTCIAPDYILCSKEVQEKFIVEAKDVLKEWYGENIQSSPDLSRVINANNFQRLLGLMKSGRVAVGGNYDASERFIEPTILVDVKETDPIMEEEIFGPILPIFNVESAYDAIKFINARESPLVLYIFTPTAEVQNLFINGTQSGGLCVNDTIMHYAVDVLPFGGVGMSGMGRYHGKYGFETFTHKKSCLGKDLSPLGEKLSSARYPPYSDRKGSLLSFLLRKRRPLPNLHLSHVLAIGLGVGLTVLTNYYLQKSSTD
- the Aldh-III gene encoding aldehyde dehydrogenase type III, isoform N — translated: MFDNAIKPHPEANGAPINAGDRPITTVINIEPEPETESPIGIFTSQPESQQQQPEQLQSESESDRMANFDDTLQRARLAFSSGKTRNVSFRRKQLENLLRCYEEHENEIISALEADLRRPKQESLIVETEFMKNDIRHILFQLDEWVQSEKPPKSFVNMMDDVQIYNDPFGVVLVIGAWNYPLQLLLVPVASAIAAGNCVVIKPSEIAANCAKFIADVIPKYLDNDCYPVVCGGPSETAELLNQRFDYIFYTGSTRVGKIIHAAANKYLTPTTLELGGKSPCYIDKSVDMRTAVKRILWGKLINCGQTCIAPDYILCSKEVQEKFIVEAKDVLKEWYGENIQSSPDLSRVINANNFQRLLGLMKSGRVAVGGNYDASERFIEPTILVDVKETDPIMEEEIFGPILPIFNVESAYDAIKFINARESPLVLYIFTPTAEVQNLFINGTQSGGLCVNDTIMHYAVDVLPFGGVGMSGMGRYHGKYGFETFTHKKSCLGKDLSPLGEKLSSARYPPYSDRKGSLLSFLLRKRRPLPNLHLSHVLAIGLGVGLTVLTNYYLQGKLLSK